One genomic window of Sodaliphilus pleomorphus includes the following:
- the mutA gene encoding methylmalonyl-CoA mutase small subunit, with amino-acid sequence MAEKREKLFEAFSPVDFKTWRAKAEIDLKGADFDKKMIWRTNEGFNVNPLYFDEDIKDFKTIDSLPGEFPYVRGTRTNNTWQVRQDFDVKDVAETNKQVLDILNKGVTALGFNLHHNVVDLNVLLDGIHTDAVEINFSICPSKAVELATALVDYLQKKGTADKFVGSIDFNPFKPVFKKGKKFEAGVQETAAQLLKIAAPVAGLRVLGVDSVMLANAGAFIYQELGYALAWGNEYLAELTDAGFSADEVASRIKFNMNISTVYFMELAKFRAARMLWAQIVKQYGAKDESCKMVVSAATSRFNQTLFDPYVNMLRSQTQSMSAALASVDEITVTPFNTPYEEPTDFSLRIARNQQLLLKEESHLDKVVDPAGGSYYVEELTQFIAQAGWKLFLEVEDKGGFKAAAESFDVTKAVNASANTRFDKVAKRKEQLLGTNQFPNFTEKSGDHRDIHAACSCGCGEANPDAPVLNTKRLASGFETLRQHTEASEKTPVVFMLTIGNLAMRLARAQFSDNFFGCAGYKLVNNNGFKTVEEGVEAGVKAGADIIVLCSSDAEYPELIPAALKALNGRAEFVLAGPETDEFKAMGVTNFINVRTNVLETLKAFNAKLLK; translated from the coding sequence ATGGCAGAAAAAAGAGAAAAACTGTTCGAAGCATTTTCTCCGGTAGACTTCAAGACTTGGAGAGCCAAAGCTGAAATCGACCTCAAGGGTGCCGATTTCGACAAGAAAATGATCTGGCGGACTAATGAAGGCTTTAATGTCAATCCTCTGTATTTTGACGAAGACATCAAGGACTTCAAAACAATCGATTCACTTCCTGGCGAGTTCCCCTATGTGCGTGGCACCCGTACCAACAACACCTGGCAGGTGCGTCAAGACTTTGATGTGAAGGACGTGGCCGAGACCAACAAGCAAGTGCTCGACATCCTCAACAAGGGCGTCACCGCACTGGGTTTCAATCTGCATCACAACGTTGTTGACCTGAATGTGCTTCTCGACGGTATTCACACCGATGCTGTAGAGATCAATTTCAGCATCTGCCCAAGCAAGGCAGTGGAGCTTGCCACAGCTCTTGTCGACTATCTGCAGAAAAAAGGCACTGCCGACAAGTTTGTGGGCAGCATCGACTTCAACCCGTTCAAGCCTGTGTTCAAGAAAGGCAAGAAATTTGAAGCAGGTGTCCAGGAGACTGCTGCACAGTTGCTCAAGATCGCAGCACCGGTTGCCGGCCTGCGCGTGCTGGGTGTCGACTCGGTCATGCTGGCCAATGCAGGTGCCTTCATTTATCAAGAGCTTGGTTATGCCTTGGCATGGGGCAACGAATACCTGGCCGAGCTCACCGACGCCGGCTTCAGTGCCGATGAGGTGGCAAGCCGCATCAAGTTCAACATGAACATTTCCACCGTCTACTTCATGGAGCTGGCCAAGTTCCGTGCAGCACGCATGCTTTGGGCCCAAATCGTGAAGCAGTACGGTGCCAAGGACGAATCGTGCAAAATGGTTGTGAGCGCAGCTACATCGCGCTTCAACCAGACGCTGTTTGACCCCTATGTGAACATGCTGCGCAGCCAGACGCAATCGATGTCGGCTGCACTGGCTTCGGTCGACGAGATCACGGTCACTCCGTTCAACACGCCTTATGAGGAGCCCACCGACTTCAGCCTTCGCATTGCTCGCAACCAGCAATTGCTGCTCAAGGAGGAGTCTCACCTCGACAAGGTGGTCGACCCGGCAGGCGGCAGCTACTATGTTGAGGAGCTCACTCAGTTTATTGCCCAGGCAGGATGGAAGCTCTTCCTCGAGGTAGAAGACAAGGGCGGCTTTAAGGCTGCAGCCGAGAGCTTCGACGTGACCAAGGCTGTGAATGCCAGCGCCAACACTCGTTTCGACAAGGTGGCTAAGCGCAAAGAGCAGCTGCTGGGTACCAACCAGTTCCCCAACTTCACCGAGAAGAGTGGCGACCATCGCGACATCCATGCTGCTTGCAGCTGTGGCTGTGGCGAGGCCAATCCCGACGCTCCCGTGCTCAACACCAAGCGTCTTGCCAGTGGCTTTGAGACCCTGCGCCAGCACACCGAGGCCAGCGAGAAGACTCCTGTTGTGTTCATGCTCACCATTGGCAACCTGGCCATGCGGTTGGCCCGCGCCCAGTTCAGCGACAACTTCTTCGGTTGCGCAGGCTACAAGCTCGTCAACAACAACGGTTTCAAGACTGTTGAGGAAGGTGTCGAGGCTGGCGTGAAGGCTGGTGCCGACATCATCGTGCTTTGCTCGAGCGATGCCGAGTATCCCGAGCTCATCCCCGCTGCACTCAAGGCGCTCAACGGCCGTGCCGAGTTTGTGCTTGCCGGTCCCGAGACCGACGAGTTCAAGGCAATGGGTGTGACCAATTTCATCAACGTGCGCACCAATGTGCTTGAAACATTAAAGGCTTTCAACGCTAAACTTTTAAAATAA